From the Psychrobacter sp. P11F6 genome, the window TCGCCCGATAAGTTACTGGCGTTTTCTAAGTCAAACAACACATCTTCGTCATTACTAAAGACTGCCGAGCGTACATGACCCAACGCAACCACACAAGCACCAGTCAAGGTTGCGACATCAATGATAGCTTTTGGCTGATAATACTTTTGTACGTAGCATAAGGTATCGCACAATACTAAACGACCTTCAGCATCGGTATTTAGGATTTCAACGGACTTACCGTTCATTGCTATGATAATATCGCCTGGACGCGTTGCCTCTCCTGATGGCATATTTTCAGCACAAGCTAGTGCACCGACGACATTGATAGGTAGACGCGCTTCACATAGTGCTTTTAGGGTACCAAGTACCGCAGCAGAACCGCCCATATCAAATTTCATCTCATCCATCGCCGCACCCGGCTTGATTGAGATACCACCTGAATCGAAGGTAACACCTTTACCGACTAAGACGATAGGCGCGTCATTATTTACAGCATTGGCATTGTCTTCGCTATTCTGTTCAGCATTTTTAGCGGCTTTTTTGCTAGCAGCTTTGGTTGGTAATTTATCAGCCAAGGCTTTTAGACCGCCAGCTACTTTTGCGCTGTTGGTAGTGGCTTTGCTAGTATCGGCATCAGCATTGACGCTAAAGTTAGACTTGCCACGATACTCCATCAGTACCAGCTTACCTTCTTTGGTAGAGCCTTGCGCGACCGATAAGAAGCAGTTCATACCCAGTGCTGACATCTCGTCTTCGCCAAGTACCGTTACTTTTAGTAGGTCAGGATAAGTGGCTGCCAACTCCTGTGCTTGCTCAGCCATATACGCTGGGAAACAGATATTACCTGGCTCATTGGCGACATCACGGGTCAAGCTTTGACCAGTAAAGACCGCTTGTGCAAAGTCTAACGAATCTTCTAAAGACGACTCTGCCAGTAAGTAGATGTCCGTTAAAACAGGTGTTTGCTGCTCAGATTTGTACTTGTCAAAACGATAGCTTGCTGCCAGTAGGCTCAGCGCAAATTGACTAAACTGGTTTTCCTCTAAGCTGTCGCCCAGCGCCACAGTGATAGAGTCGACGCGTTTTTGGGTGCTCTTATAAATGGTATTGGTAATTTTTTCTAGAACGCTATGACGCAATTTATCAACATTACCCACACCGACCAATAATAGCTGTACTGGATTTTCTTTGGTGGTTTTCTTATCACCCGCTAGCGCATAGTCAGCAACTGTTTCACAAGCTTTGCCGTTAAAGTGTGATACTTCAATTAATTGCTCAATACGGGTTTGATAATCGCTCAATACTGACTCAGCTAAGATATTTTTCTTATCATCGATCAAAACGACAAGGCAGGCCGCGTCTTTACTTTTGGCTTCTTTTTTGAGGATTTTTTGCGTATGGGTTTTTGGCAGTGTTTGGGTTAATTTAATATTCATATATTTATCCTTATTGGGGTTATGACATTATAGTTATGACGTTAGCGCTATGAAAATGGCAGATTTTTTAATTGCTGATACCTGTTAAATTATCAGATTGTTTGGCCAATCAAGCAATCGCAATAGTGTAGCATATTGCGAGGTGAGTGCGCAGTGAGCAAGGTTTAGGTCATGGGTTCGAACCGCTTATTAGCTATTAACTAACTCATCGGTTGCTACTAAAGCGGCAAATCTATCTTGCAGTGCTGCCATGGCGGTAGCATGCATGGTATCAGCGCTGATTTTCTCTTTTTTATAGTCAGGCAGGTCGCGAGTGGCACAAGCATCATGGCAAACAAAACTGTCAAAGCCTAAATCAAAGGCGGCTCTCACGCTTGAGCTAACACACATATGACTCATAAAACCTGCAAAAATAATTTGCTGTTTTTGCGCAGCTGAAATAAGTGCTTGCAGCTGGGTATCATGGAACGCATTGGGATTTTTTTTGACGATGACGGTTTCGCCATCCTTTGGTTGTAATTCAGCGATAATCTCGACGTTAGATGATAAAGGATCAAAAACGTTGCCATTATCTGCGCCGTGATGGGCGATATGGAATATCGGAGCGTTCTGTATACGAGCTTTATCTAGCAATAGTCGCGCATTTGCAATGGCATTCGTACCAGCTTGCCCCAATGGCATCGCACCATCGACATATTCGTTTTGATAGTCAATAAAAACTACGGCGCAATTTGACCAATCGAGCGTATCAAATTGACCACCAGCGATTTCAAGTAAAGTAGAAGGGGTAGAACCGAGTTTATTTGTCATTAATATTCTCCATTGGGCGAGCTAATTAGGAATTCTTAGTTTTCTCAGTTTAACAAGTAATCTTAATGGTGCGAGGGCAGTGATACGAATGACACACAAAGGTTTCCAAATGACATCAAGTAAAAATATCATGCAAAGACTTAATAAAAAGGCTTCTTAGATAAGACAAACTAATGAGTTAAGTTCTCATTATTCTTTTCATATCTTATCTATTATTGGTGAGCCATACAGCGTTATAGCAAGATAGACGCAATGTTTGCGAACACATTTCACAGCCATTTTTGAGCAAAATATGCTAGGATTAGCGGTTATCTTTATCGCTAATTTTTACAGCATGTCGTTAACCCGTCTCGCAGATATTTTCATATCTTTTGCCGTTGCTTTTAGGGCTGTTTAAGTATCTGATTGAGCAGCACGGTCTTGTATTTCTATTGTTCAGTTATCGGTATCAGCTATTGTATTTAGAGCGGTCCATAATTGTCAGTGTTTGCCACTAAAGCTGCGATAAATCGTGCGACTATCAACCTTTTTAAAAGAGTACCCATTGTGATATTACGCCGCTATATGACTCAACAAGTTGCCTCAACGACCGCATTGGTTTTGGGGTTTTTAGTGGTGATGATGCTGGGTGGTCGTTTGATCCGTTACTTTGGGATTGCCGCAGAAGGCAATTTAGATATCAGCTTATTATTTACCATCATTGGTTATAATTTGCCGTACTTTTTAGAGCTTATCCTGCCATTAGCATTTTTTATCGCTCTCATGCTGGTATTCGGGCGGCTGTATGTTGATCAAGAAATGGCGGTGATTAATGCCAGTGGGGTGTCGCGTGGTAAACTTGCCCGTTTGATGACGCCTTTAATATTGGCATTGTTCGTTGGGGAAGCGGCTTTATCTATCGTTGGTAAACCGTGGGGCGTACGCTCATCGGAAAGTGTCTGGCAACAGCAGGCATTGACCAGCGCTTTTGATTTAATTCGTCCCAATGAATTTATTAGTAGTGGCAATTATCATTTGTATGTGGGCAGCTTGAGTGATGATAAAAAGCAATTGCAAGATGTGATATTGATTCAATCTGAGCCTGAAAAAAAGGGCGGTGCAGCAAAAAATAGTACTGCTAAAGAGGCTGCCGTCGATGTTAAAAATACCATCAATCCAGAAACGGCTGAGCAATTAAATATTTCAGACATACCAAATATGCCAACGGCGATTACTAATAATACCAACATCAGCAAAGATACTATCACGTTGGCTAAGCGTGCCGAGCAAGTAGACACGGGTAATAGCGGTGTGACCCAATTGGACTTGTTCCAAGGGCGGCGTTATGAAGTCGGTGCTGGCAGTCTGA encodes:
- a CDS encoding leucyl aminopeptidase; this encodes MNIKLTQTLPKTHTQKILKKEAKSKDAACLVVLIDDKKNILAESVLSDYQTRIEQLIEVSHFNGKACETVADYALAGDKKTTKENPVQLLLVGVGNVDKLRHSVLEKITNTIYKSTQKRVDSITVALGDSLEENQFSQFALSLLAASYRFDKYKSEQQTPVLTDIYLLAESSLEDSLDFAQAVFTGQSLTRDVANEPGNICFPAYMAEQAQELAATYPDLLKVTVLGEDEMSALGMNCFLSVAQGSTKEGKLVLMEYRGKSNFSVNADADTSKATTNSAKVAGGLKALADKLPTKAASKKAAKNAEQNSEDNANAVNNDAPIVLVGKGVTFDSGGISIKPGAAMDEMKFDMGGSAAVLGTLKALCEARLPINVVGALACAENMPSGEATRPGDIIIAMNGKSVEILNTDAEGRLVLCDTLCYVQKYYQPKAIIDVATLTGACVVALGHVRSAVFSNDEDVLFDLENASNLSGDLIWHMPMDDEYQAQIDSPIADIQNIGGKGAGAVTAACFLSRFIEEGQAWAHLDIAGTAWISGQDKAATGRPVPLFMQYLKNSSNMA
- a CDS encoding cysteine hydrolase family protein, with the protein product MTNKLGSTPSTLLEIAGGQFDTLDWSNCAVVFIDYQNEYVDGAMPLGQAGTNAIANARLLLDKARIQNAPIFHIAHHGADNGNVFDPLSSNVEIIAELQPKDGETVIVKKNPNAFHDTQLQALISAAQKQQIIFAGFMSHMCVSSSVRAAFDLGFDSFVCHDACATRDLPDYKKEKISADTMHATAMAALQDRFAALVATDELVNS
- a CDS encoding LPS export ABC transporter permease LptF — protein: MTQQVASTTALVLGFLVVMMLGGRLIRYFGIAAEGNLDISLLFTIIGYNLPYFLELILPLAFFIALMLVFGRLYVDQEMAVINASGVSRGKLARLMTPLILALFVGEAALSIVGKPWGVRSSESVWQQQALTSAFDLIRPNEFISSGNYHLYVGSLSDDKKQLQDVILIQSEPEKKGGAAKNSTAKEAAVDVKNTINPETAEQLNISDIPNMPTAITNNTNISKDTITLAKRAEQVDTGNSGVTQLDLFQGRRYEVGAGSLKYNQVGFDRYRITLTESSKEVITEDNIETQAIGPLWQAATGGTASSGNSLRVAQSELGYRLALPWLMIIAPMLAVPLAQVRPRQGRWLRLFPSILLFVSCALGIISLKNAVSKGSVSVWAYAWLILGFMALALYMNWGSRVQHRLRFRKPKNTPLTVADHQSSGSQGGQS